The following are from one region of the Noviherbaspirillum sedimenti genome:
- a CDS encoding flagellar transcriptional regulator FlhD: MGNMQFSDVQIINLSLLITVRDSIKQDRIAACCKFGLCEAQARLLESLSIDQILILVANLGHECLFLPRQDMVSLLTLPLPLAGAVMAVHPPHHAPYAPQPAVVQC, from the coding sequence ATGGGCAATATGCAATTTTCCGATGTGCAAATTATCAACCTCTCCCTGCTGATCACCGTGCGTGACAGCATCAAGCAGGACCGGATTGCCGCCTGCTGCAAGTTCGGCCTGTGCGAGGCGCAGGCGCGCCTGCTGGAGTCGCTGTCCATCGACCAAATCCTGATCCTGGTCGCCAATCTTGGACACGAATGCCTGTTCCTGCCGCGACAGGACATGGTGTCGCTGCTGACCCTGCCGCTGCCGCTTGCCGGCGCCGTGATGGCGGTCCATCCGCCGCATCACGCGCCCTATGCGCCGCAGCCCGCCGTGGTGCAGTGCTGA
- a CDS encoding Y-family DNA polymerase, producing the protein MENTPRVFALVDCNNFYVSCERVFNPKLADKPVVVLSNNDGCAVARSNEVKALGVKMGTPWFQMQPLARQHGIIALSSNYTLYADMSQRVMTILRDFSPEVEVYSIDESFLGLQGLSRLWPTYTDLGQAIRHRVGQWTGLPVCVGIAPTKTLAKLANHLAKTRPEFAGVCDLTVLKEGQLAGYLACLEVGEVWGVGRRIAARLQALGIGSVQALRATPPHVIREHFGVVMERTVRELRGISCLDLEEVAPPKQQIIASRSFGAPVISQEELREAVSRYMQTAAEKLRQQGSVCSAVQVFIHTNPFKTHDRQYSTGVVVPLTQATDDSRRLVAAALWGLARIYRPGYCYKKAGVMLLDLAPASVRQASLFSQVNPRTAHLMRVLDELNAAHGRNTIHLASSGIQQRWAARFDHRTPRYTTRWDELPRVHA; encoded by the coding sequence ATGGAAAACACCCCTCGGGTCTTCGCCCTGGTCGACTGCAATAATTTCTACGTGTCGTGCGAACGCGTCTTCAATCCAAAGCTCGCGGACAAGCCGGTTGTCGTCCTTTCCAACAATGACGGCTGCGCGGTGGCGCGCTCCAATGAAGTCAAGGCGCTGGGCGTGAAGATGGGCACCCCCTGGTTTCAGATGCAGCCTCTGGCCAGGCAGCACGGCATCATCGCGCTATCGTCCAACTACACCCTGTACGCTGACATGTCGCAGCGGGTCATGACGATCCTGCGCGACTTCAGTCCCGAGGTCGAAGTGTATTCGATCGATGAATCGTTTCTTGGCCTGCAGGGCCTTTCCAGGCTCTGGCCAACCTACACCGATCTGGGGCAGGCGATCAGGCATCGCGTCGGACAATGGACCGGGCTGCCGGTGTGTGTGGGCATCGCCCCCACCAAGACCCTGGCCAAGCTGGCCAATCACCTCGCCAAAACCCGGCCGGAATTTGCCGGCGTGTGTGACCTGACGGTCCTAAAAGAGGGGCAGCTGGCTGGCTACCTGGCATGCCTGGAGGTCGGCGAAGTCTGGGGTGTCGGCCGGCGCATCGCCGCCCGGCTGCAGGCACTGGGGATCGGGTCGGTCCAGGCGTTACGGGCAACTCCGCCGCACGTCATCCGGGAGCATTTCGGCGTGGTGATGGAACGCACCGTCCGCGAGTTGCGCGGGATATCCTGCCTGGACCTGGAGGAGGTGGCGCCGCCAAAGCAGCAGATCATCGCTTCCCGCTCGTTTGGTGCGCCGGTGATCTCCCAGGAAGAGTTGCGCGAAGCGGTTTCGCGCTACATGCAGACTGCCGCCGAGAAGCTGCGGCAGCAGGGTTCCGTCTGCAGCGCCGTGCAGGTATTCATCCATACCAATCCATTCAAGACGCACGACAGGCAGTACAGTACCGGTGTGGTCGTGCCATTGACACAGGCGACCGATGATTCACGCCGGCTGGTCGCCGCCGCGCTGTGGGGACTGGCGCGCATCTACCGTCCAGGGTATTGCTACAAGAAAGCCGGGGTGATGCTGCTGGACCTGGCACCCGCATCGGTACGGCAAGCTTCCCTGTTCAGTCAGGTCAACCCGCGCACAGCCCACCTGATGCGCGTGCTGGATGAATTGAATGCGGCGCATGGTCGCAACACCATCCATCTGGCCTCCTCAGGCATCCAGCAGCGCTGGGCAGCCCGGTTCGACCACCGCACGCCGCGCTATACCACGCGCTGGGATGAACTGCCGCGCGTCCATGCCTGA
- a CDS encoding site-specific integrase gives MDTDSLLLSIAMLQDVVNGKTYEAVAAAYGLTRTAIERRVKTAALRLFREAGIDGINEDGLAFVQRLRACRTAITAAIQRYEPRRADRKRVGRILSDQDIEMAIQRTRQRSPCAQRDVALLCVLLTTGARPLEIARLEVRDYLEADGSVREESVMRSEVAVNRRSRPLFFASDKVREAMDRYLTDRTGGHPGVAGTLPYRGLAPDSRLFLTEKGMPFEIHCHGAQGQRRFLCRGILDTYRKIFRRIGLPGASALSVRRTVANRLYERGAAEDQIGEILGISEKKSVRELLPRQRQPLQSVVRGLV, from the coding sequence ATGGATACCGATTCACTCCTGCTGTCGATTGCGATGCTTCAGGACGTCGTCAATGGCAAAACCTATGAGGCGGTGGCAGCGGCTTACGGACTCACGCGTACCGCCATCGAGCGGCGCGTCAAGACGGCAGCGCTGCGGCTATTCCGGGAAGCCGGCATCGATGGCATCAACGAGGACGGGCTGGCGTTCGTGCAGCGGCTGCGCGCCTGCCGGACGGCGATCACGGCAGCCATCCAGCGCTACGAGCCGCGCAGGGCCGACCGCAAGCGTGTCGGGCGCATCCTCTCCGACCAGGATATCGAGATGGCAATCCAGCGCACGCGCCAGCGCAGTCCCTGTGCGCAGCGCGACGTGGCGCTCTTGTGCGTGTTGCTGACCACGGGCGCGCGTCCGCTGGAAATCGCCCGGCTGGAAGTGCGCGACTACCTGGAAGCCGATGGCAGTGTGCGAGAGGAATCGGTCATGCGCAGCGAGGTCGCGGTCAACCGCAGGAGCCGGCCGCTGTTCTTCGCCAGTGACAAAGTTCGCGAGGCGATGGACCGCTATCTGACGGATCGCACCGGAGGGCATCCTGGCGTCGCGGGGACGCTGCCCTATCGCGGCCTGGCGCCGGATAGTCGCCTGTTCCTGACTGAAAAGGGGATGCCGTTCGAGATCCACTGTCACGGCGCGCAGGGACAGAGGCGCTTTCTGTGCCGTGGCATCCTCGATACCTACCGCAAGATCTTCCGCCGCATCGGCTTGCCTGGCGCGTCGGCGCTGAGCGTGCGGCGCACCGTCGCCAATCGCCTCTACGAGCGCGGTGCCGCAGAAGACCAGATCGGCGAGATCCTGGGCATCAGCGAGAAAAAGTCGGTGCGTGAACTCTTGCCCAGGCAGCGCCAGCCCCTGCAGTCGGTCGTGCGCGGACTGGTCTGA
- a CDS encoding DUF7146 domain-containing protein, whose protein sequence is MDHHLFEARVADIKQRAHGCWTELLTTLGIDAAILNRRNQPCPLCGGHDRFQYTDKFGEGNYHCRGCGPGDGIKLLQEIRSWDFGTVLLRLEACLGSAQLAATRLRLEGPPADKMKKLARRIWDEATAVVAGDAVDCYLRRRGLGLASYPKVLRFHPALGYYEKNAAGKSHKVAEYPAMLACIQGADGLAVTLHRTYLQDGQKAPLRDARKVLSAGINGAAVRLFAAGDELAIAEGIETALAIHLGTGKPVWAAINAGNMDKLWLPDTVRRICIYADNDADGDYAGQACAFALARRLSQAARLGPARQVTVFVPRHAGTDWADVWRARGEQQVDAQ, encoded by the coding sequence ATGGACCACCATCTATTCGAAGCGCGCGTTGCCGACATCAAGCAACGCGCCCATGGCTGCTGGACCGAGCTGCTGACGACGCTCGGCATCGATGCCGCCATCCTCAACCGGCGCAACCAGCCCTGCCCGCTGTGCGGCGGCCACGACCGCTTCCAGTACACCGACAAGTTCGGGGAAGGCAATTATCACTGCCGCGGCTGCGGTCCCGGAGACGGCATCAAGCTGCTCCAGGAAATCCGCAGCTGGGATTTCGGCACGGTCTTGCTGCGCCTGGAAGCATGCCTGGGCAGCGCCCAGCTGGCTGCCACGCGCCTGCGCCTGGAAGGGCCGCCGGCAGACAAGATGAAGAAGCTGGCCAGGCGCATCTGGGACGAAGCCACGGCAGTAGTGGCGGGCGACGCAGTCGACTGCTACCTGCGCCGCCGGGGTCTCGGGCTGGCTAGCTATCCCAAGGTGCTGCGGTTTCACCCGGCACTGGGCTATTACGAAAAGAATGCCGCGGGCAAGTCGCACAAGGTCGCCGAGTATCCCGCCATGCTGGCCTGCATCCAGGGCGCCGACGGGCTGGCGGTGACGCTGCACCGCACCTATCTGCAGGATGGCCAGAAGGCGCCGCTGCGCGACGCCAGGAAGGTGCTGTCAGCCGGCATCAACGGCGCCGCGGTTCGGCTGTTTGCCGCCGGTGACGAGTTGGCGATTGCCGAAGGCATCGAAACGGCGCTGGCCATTCATCTGGGCACCGGCAAGCCGGTGTGGGCGGCGATCAATGCCGGCAACATGGACAAGCTGTGGCTGCCCGACACGGTGCGCCGCATCTGCATCTACGCCGACAACGATGCCGATGGCGACTACGCTGGCCAGGCCTGCGCGTTTGCCCTGGCCCGGCGCCTGAGCCAGGCAGCACGCTTGGGGCCAGCGCGCCAGGTGACGGTATTCGTGCCGCGCCACGCGGGCACGGACTGGGCCGATGTCTGGCGCGCGCGCGGCGAGCAGCAAGTGGACGCGCAATAG
- a CDS encoding FlhC family transcriptional regulator — protein MATQSPYAERHIRALGLAKDCAALGARLRTIGYVTGLPHGQLVQLFFADHNAIPRGRPPDSPDWYHSANLLYRTEASMVVSLYRRIRGLDFGPAEALVAAYKHYLSMLHGAPRISFDRAFDLASHLDGLWIVRVPSFSLATCPTCASQYLTAVGACPATNHECPFCKLLHRYRRDPRIQTSFPVTALPDTTVLKLGIVALARQTREG, from the coding sequence ATGGCGACCCAATCCCCTTATGCCGAGCGCCATATCCGTGCGCTCGGGTTGGCAAAAGACTGCGCAGCCCTGGGCGCGCGTCTTCGCACGATCGGCTATGTGACTGGGCTGCCGCACGGACAACTGGTGCAACTGTTTTTTGCCGATCACAATGCCATACCGCGCGGCCGCCCACCGGATTCTCCTGACTGGTATCACAGCGCCAATCTGCTGTACCGCACGGAAGCCTCGATGGTCGTGTCGCTCTACCGGCGTATCCGGGGGCTGGATTTCGGCCCGGCCGAAGCGCTGGTGGCGGCCTACAAGCATTATCTGTCGATGCTCCATGGCGCGCCACGCATCAGCTTCGACCGTGCCTTCGACCTGGCTTCACACCTGGATGGCCTGTGGATCGTCAGGGTGCCGAGTTTTTCACTGGCGACCTGCCCGACCTGCGCCAGCCAGTACCTGACGGCGGTCGGCGCGTGCCCGGCTACCAACCATGAATGCCCATTCTGCAAGCTGCTGCATCGGTACCGGCGCGACCCGCGCATCCAGACTTCCTTCCCCGTGACGGCACTGCCCGACACCACCGTCTTAAAACTCGGCATCGTCGCCCTGGCCAGGCAAACGCGGGAAGGCTAA
- a CDS encoding JAB domain-containing protein encodes MKKISSMSRAQLTSELVAVPQPTMIAELSAALAAPYDMVARASHETLVQRRLAIARELLLRDLAEQMQGRSVLSSPGIVRDWLRLHCGHVEHEVFLALYLDARNCLIEAQELFRGTLTHTSVYPREVVKAALARNAASLIVAHNHPSGSTTPSQADQMLTTMLKSALELVEIRLNDHCIVAGSEVLSFAEQGML; translated from the coding sequence ATGAAAAAAATTTCCTCGATGTCGCGCGCCCAACTCACCAGCGAGCTGGTGGCAGTGCCCCAGCCGACAATGATTGCCGAGTTGTCTGCCGCGTTGGCAGCACCTTACGACATGGTCGCCCGGGCGTCCCACGAGACGCTGGTGCAGCGGCGCCTCGCCATTGCGCGCGAACTCCTGTTGCGCGACCTGGCCGAGCAGATGCAAGGCAGGTCCGTCCTGAGCTCACCCGGCATCGTGCGTGACTGGCTGCGCCTGCACTGCGGGCATGTTGAACACGAAGTCTTTCTGGCGCTGTATCTCGATGCCCGCAATTGCCTGATCGAAGCGCAGGAACTGTTCCGCGGCACGCTGACCCACACGTCAGTCTATCCGCGCGAAGTGGTGAAGGCAGCGCTGGCGCGCAATGCGGCGTCGCTGATTGTGGCCCACAACCATCCGAGCGGCAGTACAACGCCAAGCCAGGCCGACCAGATGCTGACGACAATGCTCAAGTCCGCCCTGGAACTGGTGGAGATCCGCCTGAACGACCACTGCATCGTTGCCGGCAGCGAGGTGTTGTCATTTGCCGAACAGGGCATGCTGTAG
- a CDS encoding helix-turn-helix domain-containing protein has product MARLSSKLDKEQKLVRMGAAIRARRKLLGLSQEGLAITAGIERSNMGKIERGENNLSVLNLLRISDALATRAADILADADL; this is encoded by the coding sequence ATGGCAAGGCTCTCGTCCAAACTCGACAAGGAACAAAAACTCGTGCGCATGGGTGCAGCGATTCGTGCCCGGCGCAAGCTCCTGGGTTTGTCGCAAGAGGGATTGGCCATCACCGCCGGCATCGAGCGCAGCAACATGGGCAAGATCGAGCGCGGAGAAAACAACCTGTCGGTGCTCAACCTGCTGCGCATCAGCGATGCGCTCGCCACCCGGGCCGCCGACATCCTGGCCGACGCCGACCTGTAA
- a CDS encoding LexA family protein, whose protein sequence is MISSLLPPDALTLLQEAAPAAAIPAPWTIRFFRQPIPAGFPSPAADYAEEGLDLNAYLIARKSSTFLFTVVGDSMKHAGILDGDKVAVDRAIEPRHGHIVIAVVNQEYTIKRLYRRAGVIELRPENPAFPAIRFAGLDELHIWGVVTGVVRRFAV, encoded by the coding sequence ATGATTTCCTCCCTTCTTCCTCCCGACGCACTGACGCTGTTGCAGGAAGCCGCGCCTGCCGCAGCCATACCGGCGCCATGGACAATCCGTTTTTTCCGGCAGCCGATTCCCGCGGGATTTCCTTCGCCGGCCGCCGACTATGCCGAAGAGGGGCTCGATCTCAATGCCTATCTGATCGCGCGCAAGTCCTCCACCTTTTTGTTTACAGTGGTAGGCGACTCCATGAAGCATGCCGGCATCCTGGATGGCGACAAAGTCGCGGTCGACCGCGCCATCGAACCCCGGCACGGCCATATCGTCATTGCCGTCGTCAACCAGGAATACACCATCAAGCGGCTCTATCGACGTGCTGGTGTCATCGAACTGCGTCCGGAAAACCCGGCCTTCCCAGCCATCCGATTTGCCGGTCTGGATGAGCTGCATATCTGGGGCGTGGTCACCGGGGTGGTGCGCCGGTTCGCAGTGTAG
- a CDS encoding AcaB family transcriptional regulator yields MADTQLVKVDQGAVNERILAREVKVDFRRVEAASVKMVTHLKSAEGKRLFVRYFNTLQLNGHFISVTARTKLKHDDVAKVEAALREKLDAATLALNKGIDGAEALFQSHGITHVATYDTLPLVLEVGIISSLGRRYFELLNKVDQIMPLLQTLEIHEVITPGDADIQRALFKKMIRSVAGSARNLAGGLRRRMNELASRDAEQARAKGEHGTALAVSAFTIANRERQSGDQGNATETTQEGSSVDAPAAMTAPSRIA; encoded by the coding sequence ATGGCAGACACCCAGCTCGTGAAAGTGGACCAGGGGGCGGTGAACGAACGCATCCTGGCGCGGGAAGTGAAGGTGGATTTTCGGCGGGTCGAGGCGGCCAGCGTCAAGATGGTCACGCACCTGAAGAGCGCAGAGGGCAAACGCTTGTTCGTGCGCTACTTCAACACCCTGCAACTCAATGGCCACTTCATCTCGGTCACCGCCCGCACCAAGTTAAAGCACGACGATGTCGCCAAGGTGGAAGCGGCGCTGCGCGAGAAGCTCGACGCGGCAACGCTTGCCTTGAACAAGGGCATCGACGGCGCCGAGGCGCTGTTCCAGAGTCATGGCATCACGCATGTGGCGACCTACGATACGCTGCCGCTGGTGCTCGAAGTTGGCATCATTTCTTCCCTGGGGCGGCGCTATTTCGAGCTGTTGAACAAGGTCGACCAAATCATGCCCTTGCTGCAGACCCTGGAAATTCATGAAGTCATCACGCCGGGCGACGCCGATATCCAGCGCGCCCTGTTCAAAAAGATGATCCGCAGCGTGGCTGGCAGCGCACGCAATCTGGCAGGTGGCCTGCGCCGGCGCATGAACGAGCTAGCAAGCCGCGACGCCGAGCAGGCGCGCGCAAAGGGGGAACACGGTACCGCGCTGGCGGTGTCTGCGTTTACCATCGCCAATCGCGAGCGGCAGTCCGGGGACCAGGGCAATGCAACAGAAACGACGCAAGAGGGGAGTTCGGTTGATGCACCGGCGGCGATGACGGCACCATCGCGCATTGCGTGA
- a CDS encoding HU family DNA-binding protein, with protein sequence MNRLELAEKIATQHDLSKAEAARILATITETIVTTVKKGGTVGIVGFGTFKQVSRAARSGFNPSKGTKIKIPASKVPKFVPGAGFKAAVDPKAAKRKAAK encoded by the coding sequence ATGAACCGTCTAGAACTCGCAGAAAAAATCGCCACCCAACATGATCTGTCGAAAGCCGAAGCCGCCCGTATCCTGGCAACGATTACCGAAACCATTGTGACCACCGTCAAGAAGGGGGGCACGGTCGGCATCGTCGGCTTCGGCACCTTCAAGCAGGTGAGCCGCGCCGCACGCAGCGGCTTCAATCCGAGCAAAGGCACCAAGATCAAGATCCCGGCAAGCAAAGTGCCGAAGTTTGTGCCGGGCGCTGGCTTCAAGGCAGCCGTCGACCCGAAGGCCGCCAAGCGCAAAGCCGCGAAGTAA
- the mobH gene encoding MobH family relaxase, producing MRSFAHLLRHFGLPRASVAADAVAPYVLEKHRPVSMPPATDPGIAARPIEEVLGEHQDLIDRIKVCYGVDRPTFAVELLPLIRNYAACVHLLPATPDNYFPTPGGLLRLGLEVGFFSLQGTDGHIFSGRATISTRRHLEPRWRQATFLAGLCSELYRTLSHVAVTNDQGEAWQPYLLPLSAWLARLHAERYHLKWLPHAPDCRAQGLFILPHVVPNAVLQHLASGNTVIVPHMLASIAGVPVYPEHNILDDLVRRAAALVIDRDLRASGERRGQPQVGAHWERHLVDALRQLVRTHPAWRPNTDKSRLWYGRDGVFLVWPNAAADLRTLLASKTLAGIPKESDTMLGILLAAGVLVAQHDGQALWQIHPPGGKPGLDAVRLSAPALLFAGIDPAPEPLAVTLARATPTASAGDRTAAPPCHATEQLPLPMDAAPNVPAPAATSPVAEENATACAASPARPPGGPIQLALEILRFRLDAPMRLNPVVRDALAEIVDAMNRDEPGAGICMEEAGLFIALAEFTKRQLEPTLALRALTDAGMLAQPDGTTATVARDIDGKPTRGLLLAFRFVKGFHTGHAAPTANDVGTPAC from the coding sequence ATGCGCTCCTTTGCACACCTCCTGCGCCACTTTGGCCTGCCACGGGCAAGCGTCGCCGCGGATGCCGTCGCGCCATACGTACTGGAAAAACACAGGCCGGTCTCTATGCCGCCAGCGACCGATCCCGGCATCGCCGCCCGTCCCATCGAAGAAGTGCTCGGCGAACACCAGGACTTGATCGACCGCATCAAAGTCTGTTACGGTGTGGACCGCCCGACCTTTGCAGTGGAATTGCTGCCGCTGATCCGCAACTACGCCGCATGCGTGCATCTGTTGCCGGCCACGCCCGATAACTATTTTCCTACGCCGGGCGGCTTGCTGCGCCTGGGGCTGGAAGTGGGATTTTTCAGCCTGCAGGGCACCGATGGCCATATCTTTTCCGGGCGTGCCACGATTTCCACGCGCCGGCACCTGGAGCCGCGCTGGCGCCAGGCGACCTTCCTGGCCGGCCTGTGCAGCGAGCTGTATCGCACCCTCAGCCACGTCGCCGTCACCAACGACCAGGGCGAAGCATGGCAACCCTACCTGCTGCCGCTGTCGGCATGGCTCGCACGCCTCCATGCCGAACGCTATCACCTGAAATGGCTTCCCCACGCGCCAGACTGCCGCGCCCAGGGCCTGTTCATCCTGCCCCACGTGGTGCCCAATGCCGTCCTGCAGCACCTTGCCAGCGGCAATACCGTCATCGTGCCGCACATGCTGGCCAGCATTGCCGGCGTGCCGGTCTACCCGGAACACAATATTCTTGACGACCTGGTGCGCCGCGCGGCGGCCCTGGTCATCGACCGCGACCTGCGCGCCAGCGGCGAACGCCGTGGCCAGCCGCAGGTTGGTGCGCACTGGGAGCGTCACCTGGTCGATGCGCTGCGCCAGCTGGTGCGCACCCATCCGGCCTGGCGACCCAACACGGACAAGTCGCGCCTCTGGTACGGACGCGACGGCGTATTCCTGGTGTGGCCCAATGCCGCTGCCGACCTGCGCACCCTGCTGGCGTCCAAAACATTGGCGGGGATACCCAAGGAAAGTGACACGATGCTGGGCATCCTGCTGGCCGCCGGCGTGTTGGTCGCCCAGCATGACGGCCAAGCCTTGTGGCAAATCCATCCGCCCGGCGGCAAGCCAGGGCTTGATGCCGTCAGGCTATCCGCACCGGCACTGCTGTTTGCGGGGATCGATCCGGCGCCCGAGCCGCTGGCCGTTACGCTGGCCCGCGCGACGCCCACCGCATCGGCAGGCGACCGAACTGCGGCCCCGCCGTGCCACGCGACAGAGCAACTGCCGTTGCCCATGGATGCCGCGCCCAACGTGCCTGCTCCGGCTGCCACCTCCCCTGTAGCGGAAGAGAATGCCACTGCCTGCGCTGCGAGCCCGGCGCGCCCCCCTGGTGGTCCCATCCAGCTCGCCTTGGAAATCCTGCGGTTCCGGCTGGACGCGCCCATGCGCTTGAATCCCGTGGTGCGCGATGCGCTGGCCGAAATTGTCGACGCCATGAACCGCGACGAGCCAGGCGCCGGCATCTGCATGGAGGAAGCCGGCCTGTTCATTGCCCTCGCCGAATTTACCAAGCGCCAGCTTGAACCAACGCTTGCCTTGCGTGCCCTGACCGACGCCGGCATGCTGGCGCAGCCGGACGGCACCACTGCCACCGTGGCGCGCGACATCGACGGCAAACCAACGCGCGGCTTGCTGCTCGCATTCCGCTTCGTTAAAGGCTTCCATACCGGCCATGCCGCCCCGACGGCCAATGACGTAGGAACACCGGCATGCTGA
- a CDS encoding DUF932 domain-containing protein — MKTGRTLSSLAQELLRQLGTKQDMIVPSPLMACRTDAQGDCALTIAASGAAAPYGITHLARRQLADKLKIPFAYFERMRLDQPDLLDSNINTWLQADGERRLIRTLDGQVRAVLSERYRRLDNYDLAENVLPILQRLPEMRFESVELTETKMYLKVVTPRTRFEMAPGDVVQAGLVIMNSEVGHGTLSVQPLLYRLVCSNGLIAADHGLRKTHVGRIQQTEEEAITVFRDDTLAADDKAFFLKVRDVVEAAVSEASFLQIAHKMQKTQGIALTGDPVKTVEVLANRYTLNETERAGVLRHLVIEGDLSGYGLVNAVTHYSQEIDDYDRATEFEALGGKLIELAASEWKGLAQAT; from the coding sequence ATGAAAACCGGACGCACCCTTTCCAGCCTGGCCCAGGAACTGCTGCGCCAGCTCGGCACCAAGCAAGACATGATCGTGCCCTCGCCCCTGATGGCATGCCGCACCGATGCCCAGGGTGACTGCGCCTTGACCATCGCGGCCAGCGGCGCTGCTGCCCCGTACGGCATCACGCATTTGGCGCGCCGCCAGCTGGCCGACAAGCTGAAGATCCCGTTTGCGTACTTCGAACGCATGCGCCTGGACCAGCCGGATCTGCTCGACAGCAATATCAACACCTGGCTGCAGGCCGATGGCGAGCGTCGCCTGATCCGCACGCTCGATGGCCAGGTGCGGGCCGTGCTGTCGGAGCGCTACCGGCGCCTGGACAATTACGACCTTGCGGAAAACGTCTTGCCAATCCTGCAGCGGCTGCCGGAGATGCGCTTCGAGTCGGTCGAACTGACCGAGACGAAAATGTACCTCAAGGTGGTCACGCCGCGCACGCGCTTCGAGATGGCGCCGGGCGACGTGGTGCAAGCCGGGCTGGTGATCATGAATTCCGAAGTCGGCCACGGCACGCTGTCGGTGCAGCCGCTGCTCTACCGCCTGGTATGCAGCAATGGCTTGATTGCGGCGGACCACGGCTTGCGCAAGACGCATGTGGGGCGCATCCAGCAGACCGAGGAAGAAGCCATCACGGTGTTTCGCGACGATACGCTGGCGGCGGATGACAAGGCCTTCTTCCTGAAGGTGCGCGACGTGGTCGAGGCGGCGGTGTCCGAAGCCAGCTTCCTCCAGATCGCGCACAAGATGCAAAAGACGCAGGGCATTGCGCTGACCGGCGACCCGGTCAAGACCGTCGAAGTGCTGGCCAATCGCTATACCTTGAACGAGACTGAGCGCGCCGGCGTGCTGCGCCACTTGGTCATTGAAGGCGATCTCTCAGGCTACGGGCTGGTCAATGCGGTTACGCATTACTCGCAAGAGATCGACGACTACGACCGGGCGACGGAATTCGAAGCCCTGGGCGGCAAGTTGATTGAACTGGCCGCCAGCGAGTGGAAAGGACTCGCGCAAGCGACCTAA
- a CDS encoding integrase domain-containing protein, translated as MPTHTQSSRPRHAAMSLVHQPRRRQDWNGLSAAEILALNPPGKTAPLVVLAILIDLFNKQHTVRHKEVSFKTRQERANFLRRFYRDLKHKAGFATLPDPRNLGQRHIRAMVALWQQEQLAPATIQTYLSFLRALALWLGKPGLVRKPHHYGLQRDDYERHEAADHDRSWSAQHVNIDELIEKIAAYDAHVGAALRLMRALGVRRKEAIMFRPHQCVVPFEATGFSPEKRKAEWYGRIKAGSKGGRERFVALDTPERLAAIDHARQVAATRDAHIGHPALDLKQAMRRFDYVMDKFGITKKQLGVTAHGLRHEVLINQFETLTGAAAPVRGGTKPPAEIDRIARQDVAELAGHGRKRASTAYLGGTAAARGRKA; from the coding sequence ATGCCCACTCACACGCAATCCAGCCGCCCCCGACACGCGGCGATGTCGCTCGTCCATCAGCCGCGCCGACGCCAGGACTGGAATGGCCTGAGCGCCGCCGAGATCCTGGCGCTCAACCCACCAGGCAAGACGGCGCCGCTGGTCGTACTCGCCATCCTGATCGATCTTTTCAACAAGCAGCACACGGTCCGCCACAAGGAAGTGTCGTTCAAGACACGCCAGGAACGCGCCAACTTCCTGCGGCGCTTTTACCGCGACTTGAAGCACAAGGCAGGCTTTGCCACCCTGCCCGATCCGCGCAACCTGGGCCAGCGCCATATCCGGGCCATGGTCGCCCTCTGGCAGCAGGAACAACTGGCGCCAGCGACGATCCAGACTTACCTGAGCTTTTTGCGCGCGCTGGCACTTTGGCTCGGCAAGCCCGGGCTGGTGAGAAAACCGCACCACTATGGATTGCAGCGCGACGACTATGAACGGCATGAAGCTGCCGATCACGACAGGAGCTGGTCGGCCCAGCACGTCAACATCGATGAACTGATTGAGAAAATCGCTGCCTACGACGCGCATGTCGGCGCAGCACTCAGGCTCATGCGCGCGCTGGGCGTCCGCAGGAAAGAAGCCATCATGTTCCGGCCCCATCAATGCGTGGTGCCGTTCGAGGCGACCGGCTTTTCCCCGGAAAAAAGAAAAGCGGAATGGTATGGGCGCATCAAGGCGGGCAGCAAGGGTGGGCGCGAGCGCTTTGTCGCGCTTGACACCCCGGAACGTCTTGCCGCCATCGACCATGCCCGGCAAGTCGCTGCCACCCGCGACGCCCACATCGGCCATCCCGCACTTGACTTGAAACAGGCGATGCGCCGCTTCGATTATGTGATGGACAAGTTCGGCATCACCAAGAAACAGCTGGGTGTGACGGCGCACGGCTTGCGCCATGAAGTGCTGATCAATCAGTTCGAAACGCTGACGGGCGCTGCCGCGCCGGTGCGCGGCGGCACAAAGCCGCCTGCCGAGATCGACCGGATTGCGCGACAGGACGTGGCCGAACTGGCAGGCCACGGGCGCAAGCGTGCCTCCACGGCCTACCTTGGTGGTACGGCGGCTGCACGGGGTAGGAAAGCCTAG